The following proteins come from a genomic window of Sander vitreus isolate 19-12246 chromosome 14, sanVit1, whole genome shotgun sequence:
- the nhsl3 gene encoding NHS-like protein 3 isoform X2 — MGNSVQRKKKVQTEKNFSAPPSPIPNREKPKGFWLFGHRDKLKKAGPKGNEDQKRLTVHYRTSQHYQENVFIEGSRPQYLEDLHTEAQEGLKILQQEEHTNGVNFPDDESIASTDTLRPEQDISSKDRGGSPESRSTAGSTDTTVTSAVSTRPVLTRQGSTFKPLNPVKRLDTSRKRSRRTTIMGIPNQVQKELALHRNSTFQQLVSSSNHDGNVTNSQSGVVIIPTVDGGSPVANKEGARVHLSDLEASRDEQLQRKHLQEMYQDEQPFNHQGIASYPCPTSTLRPKSLALPGMTTSSSFCPSTVFSFLQEPQGPVMSMSPQATYLSTIIPNAVLPASIEVIEIDRSSSRTRGSSVNHGSSVRTVSKSSLASGDSSVSPFLSRRSDGDGSQTDSSHNDSTLMPTSASGSNWSESQSSKTIISNSSPVSSKGSTRSGNSQRVGPNGRESQTEQSSGDQDLVSLRSLISMISSSNSKRENVVTGQECESDVSGSVAAGDDAKTRQNFTRSLSVMKTKQPPAPPRRTNSLHSNKIRSNSRVLVDIDDSVSGDVADATENIVATDEIKSVTADTSRIPTFAPNSTGSSCVDASSNPLSPTQASSTEAGGGATEGESSSSSPQRTPSEGGKFERTMSPSSGYSSQSGTPTLSPKGISPTSPDKQKKKPVKPERSVSRASSSAASPSSSLTSLSSGTSESVNPDVSTCSPSLHPQGSPPTVAAKERTPDNNSSTLGVEVRELLNIPPPPKVKAPCPPPPETWVHNKHTFQLLCGPCPNVITVTQKPAQIQDSTMKRAGTQTEAIKEMHVLVEKPSTTDKSVLELSESKAKPETLLETVPEGVHKEKENREFPSTERESVEASADVQKQEQSSSPLVKEPVSPKKDPPPVMKKPMAILHREELVSTEHSVDRQQIKMSSSATTEVHLPVEKHTAFSQHGVVILVHKSDHEMDKSEVTSMQTLSVEVPKISKASPPPTPPPAYHPTPPLPRKTPPSSVSAPPGELQRLQEEIHVAESCWPPPPPPMEEDSVFGGDEVDFPLPPPPFVTDSVANVMDSCLTELDVPRRPTEEVGETIEDLSEAGTSVHGQIPDVSPAVPQMVTDTKPEVAVQVSKANTADEISCRPVQKCLAVSDSVPPPPVNSPSLPPIAGAENPVSVSALVPPSSFRKQDSLKIEDQPPSELPVSAQPPITVPVAPPLPAENLIPGVHFRRQPSVQNREARSKELLSRHKSVPIPKEDANIPLVTPSLLQMVRLRSVNMTEDQVKAPSEDKSTNQGASDQENCPVSIPGPQNTPQKPIRKSLSLKSPPQTVKTSPVVINTPSMRLQEAIRMKTAAMSSRDGLPSRLGVRPSTYSSVGEQGALSLKSPEGCDMHKSPASTASFIFSRSTKTVVIDKTPAASSTEAQASLKQSLAAELMQVSDKSKAPAFSNGGGKLDKVPPPVAKKPAHGSISASQHLPACSAKMDFSVEGNGAIAGVHHMSGIIPSETTATRVTADTIETLF, encoded by the exons CTGGCCCGAAAGGGAATGAAGACCAGAAGAGGTTAACCGTCCACTACAGGACGTCCCAGCACTACCAGGAGAATGTTTTCATCGAGGGCAGCAGGCCACAGTACCTGGAGGACCTGCACACTGAGGCCCAGGAAGGGCTCAAGATACTACAGCAGGAAG AGCACACGAATGGAGTGAACTTTCCTGACGATGAGAGCATTGCT TCCACAGACACTCTGCGTCCGGAGCAGGATATCAGCTCCAAGGACAGAGGTGGCTCTCCGGAGTCGAGATCCACCGCTGGGAGTACTGATACCACAGTAACTTCTGCTGTGTCGACTAGGCCTGTGCTCACCCGCCAAG GTTCTACATTCAAGCCTCTGAATCCAGTGAAAAGACTAGATACgagcaggaagaggagcaggaggaccACCATCATGGGTATTCCCAATCAGGTCCAAAAAGAGCTCG cattgcacagAAACTCAACCTTCCAGCAGCTTGTATCTTCCTCTAATCACGACGGAAATGTCACTAACAGCCAATCAGGTGTTGTTATCATTCCTACGGTTGATGGAGGGTCTCCAGTAGCGAATAAGGAGGGAGCAAGGGTGCACCTTTCAGACCTGGAG GCCTCCAGGGATGAACAGCTGCAGAGGAAACACCTCCAGGAAATGTACCAAGACGAGCAGCCTTTCAACCACCAGGGCATTGCCTCCTATCCCTGTCCCACCTCAACCCTGAGACCCAAGTCCCTTGCACTACCCGGCATGACCACTTCCTCATCCTTCTGTCCTTCAACAGTGTTTAGCTTCCTCCAGGAACCCCAG gGTCCAGTGATGTCCATGTCTCCTCAGGCCACCTACTTGTCTACAATCATCCCTAATGCTGTCTTGCCGGCTTCGATTGAAGTCATAGAGATCGACCGCAGCAGCAGTCGGACGCGTGGCAGCAGTGTAAACCATGGCAGTAGTGTTCGCACTGTAAGCAAAAGCAGCCTTGCATCCGGGGACTCATCAGTCAGCCCGTTTTTGTCCAGAAGATCAGATGGAGATGGTTCCCAGACTGACAGTTCCCACAACGACTCCACACTGATGCCCACATCGGCTTCGGGGTCGAACTGGAGCGAGTCGCAGTCTTCAAAGACCATTATTTCAAACTCCTCCCCAGTATCCTCTAAGGGTAGCACACGTAGTGGCAACTCACAGAGAGTGGGTCCGAATGGGCGGGAAAGCCAGACAGAGCAGTCTAGTGGGGACCAAGACCTCGTCAGTCTCCGTAGCTTAATTAGCATGATTAGCAGCTCCAACAGTAAAAGGGAAAATGTTGTTACAGGTCAAGAATGTGAGTCTGATGTTTCAGGGTCAGTGGCTGCTGGCGACGATGCAAAGACCAGACAGAATTTCACACGCAGTCTGTCGGTTATGAAGACCAAGCAACCCCCGGCACCTCCACGGAGAACCAACTCTCTGCATAGTAATAAGATCAGGAGCAACTCCAGGGTTCTGGTGGATATCGATGACTCTGTGTCTGGAGATGTGGCAGatgccacagaaaatattgtaGCAACGGATGAGATCAAATCAGTTACTGCAGATACCAGTAGGATCCCCACCTTTGCACCAAACTCCACGGGGTCCAGCTGTGTAGACGCTTCCTCCAATCCTTTGAGCCCCACACAGGCGTCTTCTACTGAGGCAGGAGGAGGAGCAACAGAGGGAGAATCCAGCAGCTCCTCCCCACAGAGAACTCCCTCGGAAGGGGGGAAATTTGAACGGACCATGTCCCCTTCCAGTGGCTACTCCAGTCAGAGTGGCACTCCGACACTCTCCCCAAAAGGGATCTCCCCAACCTCTCCTGACAAGCAGAAGAAGAAACCTGTCAAACCTGAGAGATCGGTGTCTCGAGCCTCATCCTCAGCAGCTTCCCCTTCCTCCTCGCTTACCTCTCTATCATCTGGCACATCTGAGTCTGTCAATCCAGATGTCTCCACATGTAGCCCCAGTCTGCATCCGCAGGGATCTCCACCCACTGTTGCTGCAAAAGAACGCACTCCAGATAACAATTCTTCGACTTTGGGGGTTGAAGTCAGAGAGCTGTTGAACATCCCACCACCTCCCAAAGTCAAAGCGCCATGTCCTCCTCCTCCGGAGACATGGGTTCACAACAAACACACCTTTCAGCTCCTGTGTGGACCTTGCCCTAATGTCATCACAGTAACCCAGAAACCAGCACAGATACAAGACAGCACAATGAAAAGAGCAGGAACCCAGACGGAAGCCATCAAGGAGATGCACGTTTTAGTTGAAAAACCATCAACCACAGACAAATCTGTCTTAGAATTGTcagaaagcaaagcaaaacCTGAGACTTTGTTAGAAACAGTTCCTGAAGGCGTTCACAAGGAGAAGGAGAATAGGGAATTTCCAAGTACCGAACGAGAGAGCGTGGAAGCAAGTGCAGACGTTCAGAAACAAGAGCAGAGTAGTAGCCCTCTAGTAAAGGAACCTGTGAGTCCAAAGAAAGATCCTCCTCCTGTCATGAAGAAACCCATGGCAATACTGCACAGAGAGGAACTGGTGTCAACAGAACACTCAGTGGACAGACAGCAAATAAAAATGAGTAGCAGTGCCACGACAGAAGTTCATTTACCTGTTGAGAAGCATACAGCCTTCTCACAGCACGGGGTTGTAATTTTAGTTCATAAGAGTGATCATGAGATGGACAAAAGTGAGGTCACATCCATGCAGACGCTTTCTGTAGAGGTCCCCAAAATTAGTAAGGCCTCGCCACCACCTACCCCTCCCCCGGCATACCACCCTACACCTCCTCTGCCAAGAAAGACACCTCCTTCATCAGTGTCTGCGCCACCAGGTGAATTACAGAGGCTACAGGAGGAGATCCATGTCGCAGAGTCTTGCTGGCCACCTCCTCCGCCTCCTATGGAAGAGGACTCGGTGTTTGGAGGAGATGAGGTTGACTTTCCTCTACCTCCTCCGCCCTTTGTGACAGACAGTGTGGCAAATGTGATGGACAGTTGTCTCACAGAGCTGGATGTCCCAAGAAGACCCACAGAGGAAGTCGGAGAGACAATTGAGGATTTGAGTGAAGCTGGGACATCTGTACATGGACAAATTCCAGATGTGTCCCCTGCTGTTCCACAAATGGTTACTGACACCAAACCAGAGGTTGCTGTTCAAGTTTCAAAAGCTAACACCGCTGATGAGATTTCTTGCAGACCAGTGCAGAAATGTTTAGCTGTTTCAGACAGTGTCCCACCTCCACCAGTGAATTCACCCTCTTTGCCACCCATTGCAGGAGCAGAGAACCCAGTATCAGTCTCTGCTTTAGTTCCTCCCAGCAGTTTCCGGAAGCAAGACTCTCTGAAAATTGAAGATCAGCCTCCCTCCGAGCTTCCCGTCAGTGCCCAACCTCCAATTACTGTCCCAGTAGCACCCCCTTTACCAGCAGAGAATTTAATTCCTGGTGTTCATTTCAGAAGGCAGCCCAGTGTGCAAAACCGAGAGGCCAGGAGCAAGGAGCTCCTTTCCCGCCACAAAAGTGTACCCATTCCCAAAGAGGATGCCAACATACCTCTAGTCACCCCCTCCCTGCTTCAGATGGTTCGTCTCAGATCAGTCAACATGACTGAAGATCAGGTGAAAGCTCCATCGGAGGACAAGTCAACAAACCAGGGTGCTTCAGATCAGGAGAATTGCCCAGTTTCAATCCCAGGACCTCAAAACACTCCACAGAAGCCCATCCGCAAGTCCCTGTCATTAAAATCTCCCCCGCAGACAGTAAAGACATCCCCTGTGGTAATAAACACTCCTTCCATGCGCTTACAGGAAGCCATACGTATGAAAACGGCAGCCATGTCTTCAAGAGATGGTCTTCCATCCCGACTGGGTGTGAGACCGTCCACTTACAGCTCTGTCGGTGAACAAGGGGCTCTGTCCCTGAAATCCCCTGAGGGATGTGACATGCACAAGTCGCCAGCCTCTACCGCCAGCTTTATCTTCTCGAGGAGCACAAAAACGGTTGTCATAGACAAGACTCCAGCCGCCTCCTCCACTGAAGCTCAGGCAAGTCTGAAGCAAAGCTTGGCGGCCGAGCTCATGCAGGTGTCCGACAAATCGAAGGCCCCCGCTTTCTCCAATGGTGGGGGGAAGTTGGACAAAGTTCCTCCTCCAGTCGCAAAGAAACCAGCCCACGGGAGCATCAGTGCTTCACAGCATCTTCCTGCTTGTTCAGCAAAGATGGACTTCAGTGTTGAAGGAAACGGGGCAATAGCAGGAGTGCATCATATGAGTGGAATAATACCTTCTGAGACAACAG CTACAAGAGTGACAGCGGACACAATTGAAACACTGTTTTGA
- the nhsl3 gene encoding NHS-like protein 3 isoform X1 — MSRRRSTGDLVPRDITEILAREARVQRGQKKQGSSLGQAFSWLKGSRRKKSLGNRLNQTGIGVTDAKLGLQNHEPAIAGPKGNEDQKRLTVHYRTSQHYQENVFIEGSRPQYLEDLHTEAQEGLKILQQEEHTNGVNFPDDESIASTDTLRPEQDISSKDRGGSPESRSTAGSTDTTVTSAVSTRPVLTRQGSTFKPLNPVKRLDTSRKRSRRTTIMGIPNQVQKELALHRNSTFQQLVSSSNHDGNVTNSQSGVVIIPTVDGGSPVANKEGARVHLSDLEASRDEQLQRKHLQEMYQDEQPFNHQGIASYPCPTSTLRPKSLALPGMTTSSSFCPSTVFSFLQEPQGPVMSMSPQATYLSTIIPNAVLPASIEVIEIDRSSSRTRGSSVNHGSSVRTVSKSSLASGDSSVSPFLSRRSDGDGSQTDSSHNDSTLMPTSASGSNWSESQSSKTIISNSSPVSSKGSTRSGNSQRVGPNGRESQTEQSSGDQDLVSLRSLISMISSSNSKRENVVTGQECESDVSGSVAAGDDAKTRQNFTRSLSVMKTKQPPAPPRRTNSLHSNKIRSNSRVLVDIDDSVSGDVADATENIVATDEIKSVTADTSRIPTFAPNSTGSSCVDASSNPLSPTQASSTEAGGGATEGESSSSSPQRTPSEGGKFERTMSPSSGYSSQSGTPTLSPKGISPTSPDKQKKKPVKPERSVSRASSSAASPSSSLTSLSSGTSESVNPDVSTCSPSLHPQGSPPTVAAKERTPDNNSSTLGVEVRELLNIPPPPKVKAPCPPPPETWVHNKHTFQLLCGPCPNVITVTQKPAQIQDSTMKRAGTQTEAIKEMHVLVEKPSTTDKSVLELSESKAKPETLLETVPEGVHKEKENREFPSTERESVEASADVQKQEQSSSPLVKEPVSPKKDPPPVMKKPMAILHREELVSTEHSVDRQQIKMSSSATTEVHLPVEKHTAFSQHGVVILVHKSDHEMDKSEVTSMQTLSVEVPKISKASPPPTPPPAYHPTPPLPRKTPPSSVSAPPGELQRLQEEIHVAESCWPPPPPPMEEDSVFGGDEVDFPLPPPPFVTDSVANVMDSCLTELDVPRRPTEEVGETIEDLSEAGTSVHGQIPDVSPAVPQMVTDTKPEVAVQVSKANTADEISCRPVQKCLAVSDSVPPPPVNSPSLPPIAGAENPVSVSALVPPSSFRKQDSLKIEDQPPSELPVSAQPPITVPVAPPLPAENLIPGVHFRRQPSVQNREARSKELLSRHKSVPIPKEDANIPLVTPSLLQMVRLRSVNMTEDQVKAPSEDKSTNQGASDQENCPVSIPGPQNTPQKPIRKSLSLKSPPQTVKTSPVVINTPSMRLQEAIRMKTAAMSSRDGLPSRLGVRPSTYSSVGEQGALSLKSPEGCDMHKSPASTASFIFSRSTKTVVIDKTPAASSTEAQASLKQSLAAELMQVSDKSKAPAFSNGGGKLDKVPPPVAKKPAHGSISASQHLPACSAKMDFSVEGNGAIAGVHHMSGIIPSETTATRVTADTIETLF; from the exons CTGGCCCGAAAGGGAATGAAGACCAGAAGAGGTTAACCGTCCACTACAGGACGTCCCAGCACTACCAGGAGAATGTTTTCATCGAGGGCAGCAGGCCACAGTACCTGGAGGACCTGCACACTGAGGCCCAGGAAGGGCTCAAGATACTACAGCAGGAAG AGCACACGAATGGAGTGAACTTTCCTGACGATGAGAGCATTGCT TCCACAGACACTCTGCGTCCGGAGCAGGATATCAGCTCCAAGGACAGAGGTGGCTCTCCGGAGTCGAGATCCACCGCTGGGAGTACTGATACCACAGTAACTTCTGCTGTGTCGACTAGGCCTGTGCTCACCCGCCAAG GTTCTACATTCAAGCCTCTGAATCCAGTGAAAAGACTAGATACgagcaggaagaggagcaggaggaccACCATCATGGGTATTCCCAATCAGGTCCAAAAAGAGCTCG cattgcacagAAACTCAACCTTCCAGCAGCTTGTATCTTCCTCTAATCACGACGGAAATGTCACTAACAGCCAATCAGGTGTTGTTATCATTCCTACGGTTGATGGAGGGTCTCCAGTAGCGAATAAGGAGGGAGCAAGGGTGCACCTTTCAGACCTGGAG GCCTCCAGGGATGAACAGCTGCAGAGGAAACACCTCCAGGAAATGTACCAAGACGAGCAGCCTTTCAACCACCAGGGCATTGCCTCCTATCCCTGTCCCACCTCAACCCTGAGACCCAAGTCCCTTGCACTACCCGGCATGACCACTTCCTCATCCTTCTGTCCTTCAACAGTGTTTAGCTTCCTCCAGGAACCCCAG gGTCCAGTGATGTCCATGTCTCCTCAGGCCACCTACTTGTCTACAATCATCCCTAATGCTGTCTTGCCGGCTTCGATTGAAGTCATAGAGATCGACCGCAGCAGCAGTCGGACGCGTGGCAGCAGTGTAAACCATGGCAGTAGTGTTCGCACTGTAAGCAAAAGCAGCCTTGCATCCGGGGACTCATCAGTCAGCCCGTTTTTGTCCAGAAGATCAGATGGAGATGGTTCCCAGACTGACAGTTCCCACAACGACTCCACACTGATGCCCACATCGGCTTCGGGGTCGAACTGGAGCGAGTCGCAGTCTTCAAAGACCATTATTTCAAACTCCTCCCCAGTATCCTCTAAGGGTAGCACACGTAGTGGCAACTCACAGAGAGTGGGTCCGAATGGGCGGGAAAGCCAGACAGAGCAGTCTAGTGGGGACCAAGACCTCGTCAGTCTCCGTAGCTTAATTAGCATGATTAGCAGCTCCAACAGTAAAAGGGAAAATGTTGTTACAGGTCAAGAATGTGAGTCTGATGTTTCAGGGTCAGTGGCTGCTGGCGACGATGCAAAGACCAGACAGAATTTCACACGCAGTCTGTCGGTTATGAAGACCAAGCAACCCCCGGCACCTCCACGGAGAACCAACTCTCTGCATAGTAATAAGATCAGGAGCAACTCCAGGGTTCTGGTGGATATCGATGACTCTGTGTCTGGAGATGTGGCAGatgccacagaaaatattgtaGCAACGGATGAGATCAAATCAGTTACTGCAGATACCAGTAGGATCCCCACCTTTGCACCAAACTCCACGGGGTCCAGCTGTGTAGACGCTTCCTCCAATCCTTTGAGCCCCACACAGGCGTCTTCTACTGAGGCAGGAGGAGGAGCAACAGAGGGAGAATCCAGCAGCTCCTCCCCACAGAGAACTCCCTCGGAAGGGGGGAAATTTGAACGGACCATGTCCCCTTCCAGTGGCTACTCCAGTCAGAGTGGCACTCCGACACTCTCCCCAAAAGGGATCTCCCCAACCTCTCCTGACAAGCAGAAGAAGAAACCTGTCAAACCTGAGAGATCGGTGTCTCGAGCCTCATCCTCAGCAGCTTCCCCTTCCTCCTCGCTTACCTCTCTATCATCTGGCACATCTGAGTCTGTCAATCCAGATGTCTCCACATGTAGCCCCAGTCTGCATCCGCAGGGATCTCCACCCACTGTTGCTGCAAAAGAACGCACTCCAGATAACAATTCTTCGACTTTGGGGGTTGAAGTCAGAGAGCTGTTGAACATCCCACCACCTCCCAAAGTCAAAGCGCCATGTCCTCCTCCTCCGGAGACATGGGTTCACAACAAACACACCTTTCAGCTCCTGTGTGGACCTTGCCCTAATGTCATCACAGTAACCCAGAAACCAGCACAGATACAAGACAGCACAATGAAAAGAGCAGGAACCCAGACGGAAGCCATCAAGGAGATGCACGTTTTAGTTGAAAAACCATCAACCACAGACAAATCTGTCTTAGAATTGTcagaaagcaaagcaaaacCTGAGACTTTGTTAGAAACAGTTCCTGAAGGCGTTCACAAGGAGAAGGAGAATAGGGAATTTCCAAGTACCGAACGAGAGAGCGTGGAAGCAAGTGCAGACGTTCAGAAACAAGAGCAGAGTAGTAGCCCTCTAGTAAAGGAACCTGTGAGTCCAAAGAAAGATCCTCCTCCTGTCATGAAGAAACCCATGGCAATACTGCACAGAGAGGAACTGGTGTCAACAGAACACTCAGTGGACAGACAGCAAATAAAAATGAGTAGCAGTGCCACGACAGAAGTTCATTTACCTGTTGAGAAGCATACAGCCTTCTCACAGCACGGGGTTGTAATTTTAGTTCATAAGAGTGATCATGAGATGGACAAAAGTGAGGTCACATCCATGCAGACGCTTTCTGTAGAGGTCCCCAAAATTAGTAAGGCCTCGCCACCACCTACCCCTCCCCCGGCATACCACCCTACACCTCCTCTGCCAAGAAAGACACCTCCTTCATCAGTGTCTGCGCCACCAGGTGAATTACAGAGGCTACAGGAGGAGATCCATGTCGCAGAGTCTTGCTGGCCACCTCCTCCGCCTCCTATGGAAGAGGACTCGGTGTTTGGAGGAGATGAGGTTGACTTTCCTCTACCTCCTCCGCCCTTTGTGACAGACAGTGTGGCAAATGTGATGGACAGTTGTCTCACAGAGCTGGATGTCCCAAGAAGACCCACAGAGGAAGTCGGAGAGACAATTGAGGATTTGAGTGAAGCTGGGACATCTGTACATGGACAAATTCCAGATGTGTCCCCTGCTGTTCCACAAATGGTTACTGACACCAAACCAGAGGTTGCTGTTCAAGTTTCAAAAGCTAACACCGCTGATGAGATTTCTTGCAGACCAGTGCAGAAATGTTTAGCTGTTTCAGACAGTGTCCCACCTCCACCAGTGAATTCACCCTCTTTGCCACCCATTGCAGGAGCAGAGAACCCAGTATCAGTCTCTGCTTTAGTTCCTCCCAGCAGTTTCCGGAAGCAAGACTCTCTGAAAATTGAAGATCAGCCTCCCTCCGAGCTTCCCGTCAGTGCCCAACCTCCAATTACTGTCCCAGTAGCACCCCCTTTACCAGCAGAGAATTTAATTCCTGGTGTTCATTTCAGAAGGCAGCCCAGTGTGCAAAACCGAGAGGCCAGGAGCAAGGAGCTCCTTTCCCGCCACAAAAGTGTACCCATTCCCAAAGAGGATGCCAACATACCTCTAGTCACCCCCTCCCTGCTTCAGATGGTTCGTCTCAGATCAGTCAACATGACTGAAGATCAGGTGAAAGCTCCATCGGAGGACAAGTCAACAAACCAGGGTGCTTCAGATCAGGAGAATTGCCCAGTTTCAATCCCAGGACCTCAAAACACTCCACAGAAGCCCATCCGCAAGTCCCTGTCATTAAAATCTCCCCCGCAGACAGTAAAGACATCCCCTGTGGTAATAAACACTCCTTCCATGCGCTTACAGGAAGCCATACGTATGAAAACGGCAGCCATGTCTTCAAGAGATGGTCTTCCATCCCGACTGGGTGTGAGACCGTCCACTTACAGCTCTGTCGGTGAACAAGGGGCTCTGTCCCTGAAATCCCCTGAGGGATGTGACATGCACAAGTCGCCAGCCTCTACCGCCAGCTTTATCTTCTCGAGGAGCACAAAAACGGTTGTCATAGACAAGACTCCAGCCGCCTCCTCCACTGAAGCTCAGGCAAGTCTGAAGCAAAGCTTGGCGGCCGAGCTCATGCAGGTGTCCGACAAATCGAAGGCCCCCGCTTTCTCCAATGGTGGGGGGAAGTTGGACAAAGTTCCTCCTCCAGTCGCAAAGAAACCAGCCCACGGGAGCATCAGTGCTTCACAGCATCTTCCTGCTTGTTCAGCAAAGATGGACTTCAGTGTTGAAGGAAACGGGGCAATAGCAGGAGTGCATCATATGAGTGGAATAATACCTTCTGAGACAACAG CTACAAGAGTGACAGCGGACACAATTGAAACACTGTTTTGA
- the yars1 gene encoding tyrosine--tRNA ligase, cytoplasmic, whose translation MADQLSPDEKFHLITRNLQEVLGEEKLKQILQERELKVYWGTATTGKPHVAYFVPMSKIADFLKAGCEVTILFADLHAFLDNMKAPWELLELRVKYYEQVIKAMLESIGVPLDKLKFVKGTDFQLSREYTLDVYRLSSMVTEHDAKKAGAEVVKQVEHPLLSGLLYPGLQALDEEYLKVDAQFGGVDQRKIFTLAEKYLPSLGYAKRSHLMNPMVPGLTGAKMSSSEEESKIDLLDSAGDVKKKLKKAFCEPGNIQNNGVLSFVKHVVFPLRGEFCVKRDPKWGGDKIYTAFEELEKDFAEELVHPGDLKASVEVALNQLLEPIRKKFESPELRKLSNTAYPNPSKTKGAAKGAKAGGGEDDELDPSRVDIRVGKIISVEKHPDADSLYLEKIDVGEPEPRTVVSGLVAYVSREDLQDRLVLVLCNLKPQKMRGIESQAMLLCASIEGEPRRVEPLDPPEGSSPGERVFVEGYETGKPDDKLNPKKKVWEKVQVDLKISGECVAQWKDKQLMTKLGQITCKTLKGGNIS comes from the exons ATGGCAGATCAGTTAAGTCCGGATGAGAAGTTCCACCTCATCACTAGGAACCTCCAG GAGGTCCTTGGAGAGGAGAAGCTGAAGCAGATTCTTCAGGAGAGAGAGCTGAAGGTGTACTGGGGCACAGCGACCACTGGCAAACCCCACGTAGCTTACTTTGTCCCTATGTCCAAGATAGCGGACTTCCTTAAGGCTGGATGTGAG GTCACTATTCTGTTTGCAGACTTGCATGCCTTCCTAGACAACATGAAGGCCCCCTGGGAGCTGCTGGAGCTCAGGGTGAAATACTACGAGCAGGTCATCAAGGCCATGTTGGAGAGCATTGGCGTGCCCCTGGACAAACTCAAGTTTGTCAAAGGAACTGACTTCCAGCTCAGCAG AGAGTACACTCTGGATGTGTACCGTCTGTCCTCCATGGTGACGGAGCATGATGCTAAGAAGGCTGGAGCTGAGGTGGTCAAGCAGGTGGAGCATCCCCTGCTCAGTGGCCTGCTCTACCCTGGACTGCAG GCTCTGGATGAGGAGTACCTCAAGGTGGACGCCCAGTTTGGAGGAGTTGACCAGAGGAAGATTTTCACTCTGGCAGAGAAG TACTTGCCTTCCCTTGGCTATGCCAAGCGCTCCCATCTAATGAACCCGATGGTGCCAGGACTGACTGGGGCCAAGATGAGCTCCTCAGAGGAA GAGTCAAAGATTGATCTGCTGGACTCTGCCGGAGACGtgaagaagaagctgaagaaggCTTTCTGTGAGCCAGGCAACATCCAGAACAACGGAGTCCTCTCCTTTGTCAAACATGTCGTCTTCCCTCTACGCGGAG AGTTCTGTGTCAAAAGAGACCCCAAGTGGGGTGGAGACAAAATCTACACCGCGTTTGAAGAGTTGGAGAAGGACTTTGCTGAGGAG CTGGTCCATCCAGGAGACCTGAAGGCCTCCGTGGAAGTAGCACTAAACCAACTGCTGGAGCCAATCAGAAAGAAGTTTGAGTCGCCTGAGCTCCGCAAACTTTCCAACACTGCCTACCCCAACCCCTCAAAGACGA AAGGGGCTGCAAAGGGTGCCaaggcaggaggaggagaggatgacGAGCTGGACCCCTCCAGAGTGGACATCAGGGTGGGCAAGATCATCAGTGTGGAGAAG CATCCAGATGCTGATTCACTGTACCTGGAGAAGATTGATGTGGGGGAGCCGGAGCCAAGAACGGTAGTCAGCGGTCTGGTGGCTTATGTTTCCCGGGAGGACTTACAGGACCGACTGGTGTTGGTGCTGTGCAATCTGAAACCCCAGAAGATGCGAGGGATTGAGTCTCAAGCCATGCTGCTGTGTGCCTCTAT TGAAGGGGAGCCCAGGAGGGTGGAGCCTCTGGACCCTCCAGAGGGGTCGTCGCCAGGAGAACGGGTCTTTGTCGAGGGATATGAGACAGGCAAACCAGACGACAAACTCAACCCAAAGAAGAAGGTGTGGGAGAAAGTACAG GTCGACCTGAAGATATCGGGCGAGTGTGTAGCTCAGTGGAAAGACAAGCAGCTGATGACTAAACTAGGACAGATCACATGTAAGACACTCAAAGGAGGCAACATCAGTTAG
- the LOC144528818 gene encoding SOSS complex subunit C-like, with protein MAANPPGQGFQNKTRVAILAELDKEKRRLMQSQSTNSPGANIPLSSRPNLKEARDSAEQQHIAAQQKAALQHAHVHSSGFFITQDSSFGNLILPVLPRLEPDV; from the coding sequence ATGGCTGCTAACCCTCCAGGACAAGGCTTTCAGAACAAGACCCGTGTGGCCATCCTGGCGGAGCTGGACAAGGAGAAAAGGCGGCTGATGCAGAGCCAGTCCACGAACAGCCCCGGAGCCAACATCCCTCTTTCGTCCAGACCCAACCTGAAGGAGGCGAGGGACAGCGCGGAACAGCAGCACATCGCCGCCCAGCAAAAGGCCGCCCTGCAACACGCTCACGTCCACTCTTCCGGTTTCTTCATCACTCAGGATTCCTCGTTTGGGAACCTCATCCTCCCGGTGctcccccgactggagcccgATGTTTGA